The Acidimicrobiales bacterium genomic interval GGCGCACCGTTGGAGTCGGCCAGCGCCGAGACGGTGATGACCTCGTCGTAGGCGGCCGGCACGTGGTTGGCCGCGTTGTCAGACTCGTTGCCCGCCGCCACCACATGGGTCACGCCTGCGGCCACCGACCGGCAGATGGCCTCACGCAACCCGCCGTCGGTGCACGACCCTTCGGTGCCGGTGCCGCCCAGGCTCATGTTGGCAACCTTGATCGTCGCCACGCGCGCCGTCACCCAGTCGATGCCGCAGATGATCGACGACCATGAGCCCGAGCCTGCGTTGTTCAGCACCCGCACGGGGTGCATGACGGTCCCCGGCGCCACGCCCAACACGCCTCGCCCGTCGGCCCGAGCCCCAATCGTGCCCGCCACGTGGGTGCCGTGGCCGTTGCCGTCGGAGTACGAGGTGCCGGACGAGCAGTTGACGCCGGTCGACGCCACCACCAGGTCGGGGTGCGACAAATCGATGCCGGTGTCGATGACCGCTACCGGCACGCCGGCCCCGACGGCCGCGCCGCCGTAGACCCGCCGCACGCCCGTGGGTGCTTCGACCGCAGGCGTCGACCCGCCGCCGCCCTTGGGCGCCGAGATCTGTACGACGCGGTCGGCCACGACGGCCCGCACCCGCCCGTCACGAGCGGCAGCCCGCGCCGCGGAGGCGGACATGCGCCCGGCGTAGCCGCGGGCCGAGTGCCGGTACACGTGGGAGACGGCGGCGCCGAGCCGGCGACCGTGGTCGCCCGCCACTGCATCGGGCGCCACGCCGTCGTGCACGGTGACGATGTAGGAGCCCGCGATGACCTCGCCGTCGGCCGCCGCTGCACCAGCGCCCGGCACCAAGCCGGCGGCCAGCGCCACCACGGTTACGACCAGTCCCGCTACACCCCGAGTTCGCATGGAGCCAGAGTACAGAGGGGGGTGTGACAATCAACCGGCCCGGCTAGCCTCCGCCCCCGTGTACGAGCGAATTCTCGTCGGGACGGACGGGTCGCCGACCGCCGCCAAGGCCGTCGACCGAGCGGCGGAGATCGCCACAACGGTCAACGCCCGCCTCACGGTCGTGTCCGTGGGCGAGCGCACCCGCGCCGAGCAGGTCGTGGAGGCCGAGAAGCAGCGCCTGGCGGCGTCGGCGGGCATCGAAGTGGAGACGGCTACCGCGGTGGGCGATCCTGCGGGCGTGCTGGCCGACCTGGCCGCGGGCTACGACCTCCTGGTCGTCGGCAACAAGGGCATGACGGGCGCCAGCCGGTTCTTCCTGGGCTCGGTGCCCAACAAGGTGAGCCACCACGCACCCTGCTCGCTCCTCATCGTCCACACCACCTAGCCGTCCGCGTGTCCGGCCGGGCTTTTGCCGCCGCCACCTTGGCGCTGGTCGTCCTCTCGGGGTGCCGGGCCGGCGTCACCGTCGGCGTCGACAGCAATGCCGACGGCTCGGGCCGGGTGCGCGCTGTCGTGACACTCGATGCGGAGGCTGCCCGGCGCGTGCCCGACCTGGCCGACCAGTTGGAGGACGACGACCTGCTCGCTGCCGGGTGGGAGGTAGAAGGCCCGCAGCCCACGGCGGACGGCGGCGTGGAGGTCGAGGCGGTCAAGCGCTTCCGCAGCCCCCAGGAGGCCACGCAGGCCGTCGAGGAGCTGAGCGGACCGGGCGGACCCTTCCGCGACTTCCGCCTGCGCCGCACCCGCTCGTTCCTCAAGACCCGCACCGCTTTCGAGGGCACCGTCGACCTCAAGGCCGGCCTGGAGTCGTTCAGCGACGACACCTTGCGCCGGCGGCTCGGCGGCTCGGCCCTTGGTTTCGACCCTGCCGACCTCGAACGCCAGGTCGGCGCGCCGCTGTCGGAGATCGTCACCTTCCGGGTGGCCGCCCGCCTCCCCGGCGAGGGGGGTCGGCAGGAGTGGCAGCCGACCCTCGGTGAGGAGCTGCAACTGCAGGCCACGGCCGAGCAGTGGAACGCCCGTAACCTTGCTGCGGCGGCGTTTTCCCTGGTGACGGGGCTGGCGGCGTTGCTGCTCGCCGCCCTGCGGCTGCGCCATCGCCGTTAGCTGTCACACCCCCTCCCTAACATCGGCGCCATGCCGAAAGTTCGCACGATCCACCGCTGCACCGAGTGCGGCGGTGCCGCGCCCAAGTGGTCGGGCCGGTGCGGCGCGTGCGGGTCGTGGAACACGCTGGTCGAGGAGTTCGACGGACCGCGGGCGCCCGCCGCGGCCGTCGCCCTGTTCGACCGGCCCGTCCCCATCGGCGAGGTCGACCTCGACGAATGGGCGGCGCGGCCCACGGGCGTGTCGGAGCTCGACCGGGTGCTGGGGGGTGGCCTGGTGCCCGGCTCGGTCACCTTGGTGGGCGGTGAACCAGGCATCGGGAAGTCGACGCTCCTCCTCCAGGCGTTGACCTCCCTGTCGAGGCGAGGGGTGCGGTGCCTCCTCGTGTCGGCCGAGGAGTCCAAGCAACAGGTACGGCTGCGGGCGGAGCGGTTGGGCGCGCTCCACCCGGGGTTGTGGCTGGTGTCGGAGACCTCGATGCCGGGGGTGGCTGCCGCCATCGGCGAGGTGGTGCCCGATGTGGTCGTACTCGACTCCATCCAGTCGGTGCACGACCCCGAACTGGGCTCGGCGTCCGGGTCGGTGGCGCAGGTGCGGGAGTGCGCCCACCAACTCGTGCGCCTGGCGAAAGAACGGGCCATGTCGACGGTGCTGGTCGGCCATGTGACCAAGGACGGGGCGTTGGCCGGGCCCCGGGTGCTGGAGCACGTGGTCGACACCGTGTTGTCGTTCGAGGGCGACCGGCACCACGCCTTGCGCCTGCTGCGGGCCGTGAAGCACCGGTTCGGGCCGACGGGGGAGCTGGGGCTGTTCGAGATGGGCGACGGGGGGCTGGCCCCGGT includes:
- a CDS encoding S8 family serine peptidase, translated to MRTRGVAGLVVTVVALAAGLVPGAGAAAADGEVIAGSYIVTVHDGVAPDAVAGDHGRRLGAAVSHVYRHSARGYAGRMSASAARAAARDGRVRAVVADRVVQISAPKGGGGSTPAVEAPTGVRRVYGGAAVGAGVPVAVIDTGIDLSHPDLVVASTGVNCSSGTSYSDGNGHGTHVAGTIGARADGRGVLGVAPGTVMHPVRVLNNAGSGSWSSIICGIDWVTARVATIKVANMSLGGTGTEGSCTDGGLREAICRSVAAGVTHVVAAGNESDNAANHVPAAYDEVITVSALADSNGAPGGTWAATCRTDQEETLADFSNFGADVDLIAPGVCINSTWKGGGYKTISGTSMASPHVAAGAALYLARHAESTPAQVKAGLQLAGTLDWAGDADGFKEPLLKVDTL
- the radA gene encoding DNA repair protein RadA, whose amino-acid sequence is MPKVRTIHRCTECGGAAPKWSGRCGACGSWNTLVEEFDGPRAPAAAVALFDRPVPIGEVDLDEWAARPTGVSELDRVLGGGLVPGSVTLVGGEPGIGKSTLLLQALTSLSRRGVRCLLVSAEESKQQVRLRAERLGALHPGLWLVSETSMPGVAAAIGEVVPDVVVLDSIQSVHDPELGSASGSVAQVRECAHQLVRLAKERAMSTVLVGHVTKDGALAGPRVLEHVVDTVLSFEGDRHHALRLLRAVKHRFGPTGELGLFEMGDGGLAPVPDPSHLFLGDRSVHDGMAVPGSVVVSAMEGHRPLLVELQALVAPSPLPQPRRSAQGLDSGRLSLLIAVLERRVGLSLFGADVYASAVGGVKVTEPAADLALALALASALTGSPLPPGLVACGEVGLAGEVRQAAHTSRRLAEAARLGFTRAVVPASAPEPPPGLEAVRVATLADAVTRLGLLGSQ
- a CDS encoding universal stress protein yields the protein MYERILVGTDGSPTAAKAVDRAAEIATTVNARLTVVSVGERTRAEQVVEAEKQRLAASAGIEVETATAVGDPAGVLADLAAGYDLLVVGNKGMTGASRFFLGSVPNKVSHHAPCSLLIVHTT